Proteins encoded by one window of Halomonas sp. Bachu 37:
- a CDS encoding sulfatase-like hydrolase/transferase: protein MPAFTSLKFIPWLPLVILGASLGYALSILTRLPWWSSFIVTFLWVGVSVKLRWGHASDSRYRRVWPWSLAPLILWGIYVYLAASFGNVDLAAIFFHLQAGIAEHGGIGRMVAAVLHTAAMLALLASFIWLVRHDSRWRLLERFLAVVLLVANPLLYGLGQRSAVIVTDDGAWLDRRYVPPQLEKQPSPPNLLLIYLESLERTYTNQEHFGDTYADLAALGEQGVVFEGIQQVENTGWTMAGMIASQCGVPLMPAGLLHDRQFEPLARVVPGVSCLGDLLAEQGYEMSFLGGASTQFAGKGLFYSGHGFSNVLGREALEPRLEDATYLNSWGLYDDSLYDFTLEEIRRLDTMDGPWGVVNLSITSHAPHGYPAQACVDPLGEFDGVDILYSVKCSAWLATDLIERLRQEGLLENTVVVVASDHLTMRVPVWDQLVSLDRDNTLIMFGDSLEPRRIQRNATTMDVFPTILEALGYSLEEGRAGIGVSLLQDSTQTLLEKHGPETLAEKLHAERALQERLWEGLEPQQLANEGEATVPQQVLETLADRADEISISR from the coding sequence ATGCCCGCGTTTACGTCACTGAAATTCATCCCTTGGCTGCCTCTGGTCATTCTCGGCGCTAGCCTGGGGTATGCCTTGAGCATACTGACGCGCTTGCCTTGGTGGTCATCGTTTATTGTCACCTTCCTGTGGGTAGGCGTGAGTGTAAAATTGCGCTGGGGTCATGCAAGCGATAGTCGCTATCGCCGCGTCTGGCCGTGGTCCCTGGCACCGCTGATCCTGTGGGGAATATATGTCTATCTTGCCGCCAGCTTCGGTAACGTGGACCTCGCGGCGATCTTTTTTCATCTGCAAGCGGGAATAGCGGAACATGGCGGGATAGGCCGCATGGTGGCCGCCGTGCTTCATACCGCCGCCATGCTGGCACTGCTGGCTTCCTTTATCTGGCTGGTAAGACACGATTCCCGCTGGCGCTTGCTGGAGCGGTTCCTGGCCGTGGTGCTGCTTGTGGCCAACCCGCTGCTCTATGGGCTAGGCCAACGCAGTGCCGTCATCGTAACCGATGATGGCGCTTGGCTGGACCGCCGATATGTACCGCCGCAATTGGAGAAACAGCCGTCACCCCCCAATCTATTGCTGATCTATCTGGAGAGCCTGGAACGCACCTACACCAACCAGGAGCACTTCGGCGATACCTATGCCGACCTTGCGGCGCTGGGAGAACAGGGCGTGGTATTCGAAGGCATCCAGCAGGTGGAAAATACCGGCTGGACCATGGCCGGCATGATCGCTTCCCAGTGTGGCGTGCCCCTGATGCCTGCGGGACTGCTGCATGACCGCCAGTTCGAACCCCTTGCCAGGGTAGTGCCCGGCGTCTCCTGCCTGGGTGATCTGCTGGCTGAACAAGGCTATGAAATGAGTTTCCTGGGCGGAGCCAGTACCCAATTTGCGGGCAAGGGGCTTTTCTATAGCGGCCACGGCTTCAGTAATGTTCTCGGCCGTGAAGCGCTTGAACCTCGCCTGGAAGACGCCACCTATCTCAACAGTTGGGGTCTCTACGATGACTCGCTTTACGATTTCACCCTGGAGGAGATTCGCCGCCTTGATACCATGGATGGCCCCTGGGGTGTGGTCAACCTATCGATTACCAGCCATGCACCACACGGCTATCCCGCCCAGGCTTGCGTGGACCCGCTAGGGGAATTCGATGGCGTGGACATCCTCTATTCCGTGAAGTGTTCCGCCTGGCTGGCCACTGACTTGATCGAGCGGCTAAGGCAAGAAGGGTTGCTGGAAAATACCGTAGTGGTAGTTGCCAGCGACCATCTCACCATGCGTGTTCCTGTCTGGGATCAACTGGTGTCGCTGGATAGAGACAATACCTTGATCATGTTCGGCGACTCCCTGGAACCCCGGCGCATCCAGCGCAACGCCACCACGATGGATGTATTCCCCACCATTCTCGAAGCCTTGGGCTACTCCCTGGAAGAGGGACGGGCCGGGATCGGCGTGTCACTGCTGCAAGATTCGACCCAGACGCTTCTCGAGAAGCACGGTCCCGAAACCCTCGCTGAAAAGCTGCATGCGGAACGTGCGCTGCAAGAGCGTCTTTGGGAGGGGCTGGAGCCCCAACAGCTCGCCAATGAGGGCGAAGCGACAGTGCCCCAGCAGGTGCTCGAGACGCTTGCCGACCGGGCTGATGAGATTTCCATTTCACGCTAG
- a CDS encoding glycosyltransferase family 2 protein, with protein MPISAVLIVKNEAHHLRECLETLTWADEIAVLDAGSQDETCEIAREFTDNVSVNADWQGFGIQRQRAEALASHEWILMVDADERVTPDLRDSILEAVKQEPAVYSVSRLSWCFGRFIRHSGWYPDRVVRLYPKGQAVYNSALVHEKLDVPEHLAVKRLNGDLLHYTYRDLRHYLEKSAHYAQAWAEQRAAQGKTATLWQGLNHGLGCFIRMYLLKAGFKDGKQGFLLALLSAHSTFNKYADLWIRTHTLPPEKR; from the coding sequence GTGCCCATTTCTGCCGTGCTGATCGTGAAAAACGAAGCGCATCACTTACGTGAATGCCTGGAAACGCTCACCTGGGCTGATGAAATTGCCGTGCTGGATGCGGGTAGCCAGGATGAGACGTGCGAGATTGCCCGTGAGTTCACGGATAACGTCAGTGTCAACGCGGACTGGCAGGGCTTTGGTATCCAGCGTCAGCGGGCCGAGGCGTTGGCTAGCCATGAGTGGATTCTAATGGTGGATGCGGATGAGCGCGTCACGCCTGACTTGCGTGACAGTATCCTCGAGGCCGTTAAGCAGGAGCCTGCCGTTTATAGCGTTAGTCGCCTTTCATGGTGCTTTGGGCGCTTTATCCGGCACTCCGGCTGGTATCCTGATCGTGTCGTGCGCCTCTACCCAAAGGGGCAAGCGGTTTACAACTCGGCACTGGTGCACGAGAAGCTGGACGTACCAGAACACTTGGCGGTTAAGCGGCTCAACGGTGATCTACTTCACTATACTTACCGCGACTTGCGCCACTATCTTGAAAAATCCGCCCACTACGCCCAGGCGTGGGCAGAGCAGCGGGCAGCCCAAGGTAAAACGGCCACGTTATGGCAGGGCTTGAATCACGGGCTGGGCTGTTTCATCCGAATGTACCTGCTGAAAGCCGGCTTCAAGGATGGCAAGCAAGGGTTTCTGCTGGCGCTGCTGTCGGCACATTCGACGTTCAACAAATACGCTGACTTATGGATCCGCACCCATACATTACCCCCTGAGAAACGCTG